From the genome of Flavobacterium luteolum, one region includes:
- a CDS encoding AIR synthase related protein, with protein MSSDSSKRYAQRGVSASKEDVHNAIKNIDKGLFPQAFCKIVPDYLTQDSEHCLIMHADGAGTKSSLAYMYWKETGDLSVWKGIAQDALIMNIDDLLCVGATDNILLSSTIGRNKNLIPAEVISAIINGTEELINELKSFGVTIHSTGGETADVGDVVRTIIVDSTVTARMKRSDVVDNANIKAGDVIVGLASFGQATYEKGYNGGMGSNGLTSARHDVFGKYLAKKYPESYDAAVPEELIYSGQVNLTDEVEKSPINAGQLVLSPTRTYAPIIKKILDKYTPKEIHGMVHCSGGAQTKILHFVKDLHVIKDNLFPVPPLFKLIQEQSKTDWKEMYQVFNCGHRMELYVPESIAQDIIEISKSFNVDAQIVGRVEASDSKKLTITSEYGTFNY; from the coding sequence ATGAGTTCAGATTCTAGCAAAAGATATGCACAAAGAGGTGTTTCGGCATCAAAAGAAGACGTACATAACGCTATTAAAAATATTGACAAAGGTTTATTTCCGCAGGCATTCTGCAAAATTGTTCCAGATTATTTAACGCAAGATTCAGAACACTGTCTTATCATGCACGCCGATGGAGCTGGAACAAAATCGTCTTTGGCTTATATGTACTGGAAAGAAACTGGAGATCTTTCTGTTTGGAAAGGAATTGCTCAAGATGCCTTAATCATGAATATTGACGATTTATTATGTGTTGGTGCAACAGATAATATTTTGCTTTCTTCTACTATTGGAAGAAATAAAAATCTAATTCCTGCCGAAGTTATTTCTGCAATTATCAACGGAACAGAAGAATTAATCAACGAATTAAAATCATTCGGAGTTACGATTCATTCAACAGGAGGAGAAACTGCTGATGTTGGAGATGTAGTTCGTACTATTATTGTAGATTCTACTGTAACAGCAAGAATGAAACGTTCTGATGTTGTAGACAACGCAAACATCAAAGCTGGAGACGTAATTGTTGGTTTGGCTTCTTTTGGTCAGGCAACTTACGAAAAAGGATATAACGGCGGAATGGGAAGTAACGGATTAACTTCTGCACGTCATGATGTTTTTGGCAAATATTTGGCTAAAAAATATCCAGAAAGTTACGATGCAGCCGTTCCAGAAGAATTAATTTATTCGGGACAAGTAAATTTAACCGATGAGGTTGAAAAAAGCCCAATAAATGCTGGTCAATTAGTACTTTCTCCAACTAGAACTTACGCTCCAATTATCAAGAAAATTTTAGATAAATATACTCCAAAAGAGATTCACGGAATGGTGCATTGCAGTGGAGGTGCACAAACTAAAATTTTGCATTTCGTAAAAGATTTGCATGTTATAAAAGACAATTTATTTCCAGTTCCGCCATTGTTCAAATTAATTCAAGAACAATCAAAAACAGATTGGAAAGAAATGTATCAGGTTTTCAATTGCGGTCACAGAATGGAGCTTTACGTTCCAGAAAGTATTGCGCAAGATATTATCGAAATTTCGAAATCTTTCAATGTTGATGCGCAGATTGTAGGTAGAGTAGAAGCTTCGGATTCTAAAAAGCTTACAATTACTAGCGAATACGGAACATTCAACTATTAA
- a CDS encoding CsgE family curli-type amyloid fiber assembly protein: MTDDTKTKAGKDFYDRYYYKYNEIGINAEKIVTIGEEYSFARNTAISITIDNEVIYNFLIRPDDEFLDAVAEEAVNATFTYLKEKEKQRKYFTQY, translated from the coding sequence ATTACCGATGATACTAAAACAAAAGCAGGAAAAGATTTTTACGATAGATATTATTACAAATACAATGAAATAGGGATAAACGCCGAAAAAATAGTGACAATAGGTGAAGAATATAGTTTTGCCAGAAATACAGCAATATCTATAACTATAGATAATGAGGTTATTTATAATTTTTTAATTAGGCCAGACGACGAATTTTTAGATGCGGTTGCAGAAGAAGCTGTAAACGCAACCTTTACTTATTTGAAAGAAAAAGAAAAACAACGCAAATATTTCACTCAGTATTAA
- a CDS encoding CsgG/HfaB family protein, translating to MRLHYYSFILIGFLFTGCGAYYNQPTGVQKAVLGEGTPATSLLKDLPKPKEPVVVGVYKFRDQTGQYKPQENGSSFSTAVTQGATSILIKALEDSKWFVPIERENIGNLLQERNLIRATRQEYVKNANPNEPQLTPLLYAGVLLEGGIVSYDSNIITGGFGARYFGAGASVKYRQDRVTIYLRMISTSNGKILKSVYISKTILSQAIDESLFRYVNFKRLLEVETGYTTNEPVHMAVTEAIEKAVESLVLEGIKDNIWEADAPKWEVDNLLKAYAEETKTADVTGLYDRVLENRRSKFGIELSGGTTLMDGDYQDPLLRPFGRGALKWMLTPSFTVSASTNVVNLANKNLLDVGYITYDLNMEWIILPKDRLTPYLYIGGGYGMNRKFENTYGKIQYGAGLEYMASDQIGIKLFAEQNINFSDNLDYIVAGTRDDYYYKFGLGLTFYFGKKKK from the coding sequence ATGCGATTACATTACTACTCATTTATCTTAATTGGATTTCTTTTTACTGGCTGCGGCGCTTACTATAATCAACCCACTGGAGTTCAAAAAGCTGTTTTGGGAGAAGGAACGCCTGCGACGTCATTATTAAAAGATCTGCCAAAACCTAAGGAACCAGTTGTGGTTGGTGTCTATAAATTTAGAGACCAAACGGGACAGTATAAACCTCAGGAAAACGGAAGCAGTTTTAGTACAGCTGTAACTCAGGGAGCGACTTCTATTTTGATAAAAGCGCTGGAAGATTCTAAATGGTTTGTTCCCATTGAACGTGAAAATATTGGAAACTTATTGCAGGAACGAAATCTTATTCGTGCAACAAGACAGGAATATGTAAAAAATGCTAATCCCAATGAGCCGCAACTAACACCTTTATTGTATGCGGGAGTTTTATTAGAAGGAGGAATTGTTTCCTATGACTCTAATATTATTACAGGCGGATTTGGCGCAAGATATTTTGGTGCGGGAGCATCTGTAAAATATCGTCAGGATCGTGTAACAATTTATCTGAGAATGATTTCTACATCAAACGGAAAAATTTTAAAATCGGTTTATATATCAAAAACTATTTTGTCTCAGGCAATTGACGAAAGTCTTTTCAGATATGTCAATTTTAAAAGACTTTTGGAAGTAGAAACAGGTTACACGACTAACGAACCCGTACATATGGCTGTTACAGAAGCTATAGAAAAAGCCGTTGAATCTTTGGTTTTGGAAGGAATAAAGGACAATATTTGGGAAGCAGACGCGCCAAAATGGGAAGTTGATAATTTATTAAAAGCTTACGCTGAAGAAACAAAAACTGCTGATGTGACTGGTTTGTATGACCGTGTACTTGAAAACAGAAGAAGTAAATTTGGCATTGAGCTTTCTGGTGGTACTACTTTAATGGATGGAGATTATCAAGATCCGCTATTAAGACCTTTTGGACGTGGAGCCTTAAAATGGATGCTTACTCCAAGTTTTACGGTAAGTGCTTCTACGAACGTTGTAAACCTTGCTAATAAAAATTTGCTTGATGTTGGCTACATTACCTACGACCTGAACATGGAATGGATCATTCTTCCAAAAGACCGTCTTACTCCATATTTATATATTGGAGGAGGGTATGGTATGAATAGGAAATTTGAAAATACGTATGGAAAAATTCAATATGGTGCGGGCTTAGAATATATGGCATCAGACCAAATCGGAATTAAATTGTTTGCTGAACAGAATATTAATTTCAGTGACAATCTTGATTATATCGTAGCAGGAACTCGTGATGATTACTATTATAAATTCGGGTTAGGACTAACGTTTTACTTTGGTAAAAAGAAAAAGTAA
- a CDS encoding curli production assembly/transport component CsgF produces MVLCISPFINAQALVYKPVNPAFGGDTFNYQWLLSSAEAQNKQKDKTADAKPQTDLERFKSSLNSQLLSQISSQLYKQQFGTDGIKEGSYTFGSYSVDVFPSSGGLTLNILDTNTGEQTQVIIPNQ; encoded by the coding sequence ATGGTACTCTGCATTTCTCCGTTTATAAACGCGCAGGCACTAGTTTATAAACCAGTCAACCCGGCTTTTGGAGGAGATACTTTTAATTATCAATGGCTTTTAAGCAGTGCAGAAGCACAAAATAAACAAAAGGATAAAACAGCAGATGCTAAACCACAAACTGATTTAGAGCGATTTAAATCGAGTTTGAATTCGCAATTATTAAGTCAGATTTCCAGTCAACTTTACAAACAGCAATTTGGTACAGATGGTATCAAAGAAGGCTCTTATACTTTTGGGAGTTATTCGGTTGATGTGTTCCCCTCTTCAGGTGGACTGACACTCAATATTCTGGATACCAATACAGGAGAGCAAACTCAAGTAATCATCCCAAATCAATAA
- a CDS encoding GH92 family glycosyl hydrolase, whose translation MIKIKRGNFLLVLILLSAVNVMAQKKVIQSKNLIQYVDPMIGTAKMGHTYPGATVPFGSVQLSPETDTIAYSLNGKYNGEVYKYCAGYQYEDKTIVGFSHTHFSGTGHSDLGDFLIMPTTGKLQLNPGVASKPLYGYRSAFSHATEKAEPAYYSVFLEDHKIKAELTATTRVGMHQYTFPKSNEAHIILDLTSGIYNYDKKNVWTFVRVENDTLITGYRQTNGWARTRTVYFAMSFNKPIKSYGQAAQEKSVYRGFWGRFDQTKNFPEMAGQNLKLFFDFDTNEGEKIKMKMALSPVSSAGALENMKKETPDWDFEKVKKQSQEVWNKELNKIQIETIQKEDRVNFYTAMYHAFLGPTEYMDLDGSYKGLDMNAHKAENFTNYTSYSLWDTYRALHPLFNIVQPKRNGDMVSSMLAHSEQSVHKMLPIWSHYANENWCMIGYHSVSVVADAIVKGNISFDAEKALQACVNTAKVPYYDGLEFYMNKGYVPEDKSGASVSKTLEYAYDDWAIAQAAKKLGKTEIYNEFINRSKNYKNVYDEKTGFMRPKLNDGTFKKEFDPLDTHGQGFIEGNSWNYSLYVPQDPADMIQLMGGNEKFKVRLDSLFNMHLPDKYFENTEDITRDGIIGNYVHGNEPSHHVVYLYNWTDSPWKAQDKIRMILKKMYKNGADGLGGNDDFGQMSAWYIFSSLGFYPVAPGSDEYALGSPLLKNAVLNLENGKTFEVETVNQSDKNVFVSKVLLNGKQLEKQFLKHSDVINGGKITFYMSNKPNKKQYQN comes from the coding sequence ATGATCAAAATAAAACGCGGTAATTTTCTTCTTGTATTAATATTGCTTTCAGCTGTTAATGTAATGGCGCAAAAAAAAGTAATTCAAAGTAAAAACCTTATCCAGTATGTAGATCCAATGATTGGAACGGCAAAAATGGGACATACCTACCCAGGAGCAACAGTTCCTTTTGGGAGCGTGCAATTGAGTCCAGAAACCGATACAATTGCTTACAGTTTAAACGGAAAGTATAATGGTGAAGTTTATAAATATTGTGCAGGATATCAATATGAAGATAAAACGATTGTAGGTTTCAGTCACACGCATTTTAGCGGAACTGGACATTCAGATTTAGGCGATTTCTTGATTATGCCAACAACAGGAAAACTGCAATTAAATCCGGGCGTGGCGTCTAAACCATTGTATGGTTATAGATCGGCATTTTCGCATGCAACAGAAAAAGCAGAACCCGCTTATTACAGTGTTTTTCTAGAAGATCATAAAATTAAAGCAGAATTGACCGCAACGACTCGCGTTGGAATGCATCAATATACTTTTCCAAAATCTAATGAAGCCCATATTATTCTCGATTTGACTTCAGGAATTTACAATTACGATAAAAAGAATGTCTGGACATTTGTTCGTGTAGAAAACGATACTTTGATAACAGGATATCGCCAAACAAATGGCTGGGCAAGAACTAGAACGGTTTATTTTGCAATGTCATTTAATAAACCAATTAAAAGTTATGGACAAGCAGCTCAGGAAAAAAGCGTTTATAGAGGTTTTTGGGGAAGATTTGATCAGACTAAAAATTTTCCAGAAATGGCAGGACAAAACCTAAAATTATTTTTTGATTTTGATACCAACGAAGGAGAGAAAATCAAAATGAAGATGGCATTGTCACCAGTCAGTTCTGCTGGAGCACTTGAAAATATGAAAAAAGAAACACCAGATTGGGATTTTGAAAAAGTAAAAAAACAAAGTCAGGAAGTTTGGAATAAAGAATTGAATAAAATTCAGATAGAAACCATTCAAAAAGAAGATCGAGTCAATTTTTATACCGCAATGTATCATGCCTTTTTGGGACCAACAGAATACATGGATTTAGACGGAAGTTATAAAGGATTGGACATGAATGCTCACAAAGCTGAAAACTTTACAAATTATACCAGTTATTCACTTTGGGACACCTATCGTGCTTTGCATCCATTATTTAATATTGTGCAACCCAAAAGAAATGGAGATATGGTGAGTTCCATGCTGGCACATTCAGAACAAAGTGTTCATAAAATGCTTCCAATCTGGTCGCATTATGCCAATGAAAATTGGTGTATGATTGGTTACCATTCGGTTTCTGTTGTAGCAGATGCTATTGTAAAAGGCAATATTAGTTTTGATGCTGAAAAAGCACTTCAGGCTTGTGTTAATACTGCAAAAGTTCCATACTACGATGGATTGGAATTTTATATGAATAAAGGATATGTTCCAGAAGACAAAAGCGGTGCTTCGGTTTCTAAAACCTTAGAATATGCTTATGATGACTGGGCAATTGCGCAAGCTGCAAAGAAATTGGGTAAAACCGAAATTTATAATGAATTCATCAATAGATCAAAAAATTATAAAAATGTTTACGATGAGAAAACAGGTTTTATGCGTCCGAAATTAAACGATGGGACTTTCAAGAAAGAATTTGATCCATTAGATACACACGGACAAGGTTTTATTGAAGGGAATTCTTGGAATTATAGCTTGTACGTTCCACAAGATCCAGCTGATATGATTCAATTGATGGGAGGAAATGAGAAATTTAAAGTCCGTTTAGATTCGTTATTCAATATGCATCTTCCAGATAAATATTTTGAAAATACTGAAGACATAACAAGAGACGGAATCATTGGAAATTATGTTCACGGAAACGAGCCTTCACACCATGTTGTCTATTTATACAATTGGACAGATTCTCCATGGAAAGCTCAAGATAAAATCAGAATGATTTTAAAAAAAATGTACAAAAATGGTGCTGATGGTCTAGGAGGAAATGACGATTTCGGGCAAATGAGCGCTTGGTATATTTTTAGCAGTTTAGGATTTTATCCAGTTGCTCCCGGTTCTGATGAATATGCATTGGGAAGTCCGCTACTGAAAAATGCTGTTTTGAATTTAGAAAACGGAAAAACTTTTGAAGTCGAAACCGTAAATCAATCTGATAAAAATGTATTTGTGAGCAAAGTTTTGCTGAACGGAAAGCAATTGGAGAAACAATTTTTAAAGCATTCAGATGTTATAAATGGAGGGAAGATTACGTTTTATATGAGCAACAAACCAAATAAAAAGCAATATCAAAATTAG
- a CDS encoding M949_RS01915 family surface polysaccharide biosynthesis protein, whose product MKKYILILLSFSSSFIFSQKIESHRLTKKEISERELENVTDFPIYRAFEFQDKGGVYELVLSENQKTISKKDTLNTKIQAICVINDHGGFLEKWRINDLLEDNLPKETNIWFWTKYCSTKDIDGDGFIDPIIVYGTRTEDGYIRRVKVITVYKNKKYAIRAVECDLDDCRSFKKDQNWNMLPEKIKTHVDQLLAKMRKEQDVLLKNG is encoded by the coding sequence ATGAAAAAATATATTTTAATTTTACTTTCTTTCTCTTCATCGTTTATTTTTTCTCAAAAAATTGAAAGCCACAGATTAACGAAAAAGGAAATTTCAGAAAGGGAACTTGAAAACGTAACTGATTTTCCTATTTACAGAGCTTTTGAATTTCAGGATAAAGGTGGTGTTTACGAATTGGTTTTGAGCGAAAATCAAAAAACAATTTCTAAAAAAGATACTTTAAATACCAAAATACAAGCAATTTGTGTAATTAATGATCACGGCGGATTTTTAGAAAAATGGAGAATAAATGATCTTCTTGAAGATAATCTCCCTAAAGAAACTAATATCTGGTTCTGGACAAAATATTGCAGTACAAAAGATATTGATGGAGATGGATTTATTGATCCTATTATTGTCTATGGAACACGAACTGAAGACGGCTATATAAGAAGAGTAAAAGTAATTACCGTTTATAAAAACAAAAAATACGCTATTCGCGCAGTTGAATGTGATTTAGACGATTGCAGAAGTTTCAAAAAAGATCAAAATTGGAATATGCTTCCGGAGAAAATAAAAACACATGTTGATCAATTGCTAGCTAAAATGAGAAAAGAACAGGATGTACTTTTGAAAAACGGGTAG
- a CDS encoding sterol desaturase family protein — protein sequence MNEIISYFSTIPSSHRSLILVGGITIFWLIENSFPLFKMHYKKWPHAGINFFFTFTTIVVNFILAFILIRTAAWTIEHNFGILQWLPKMPIWLYTIIGLLLLDLIGAYLAHLVEHKVKILWQFHLVHHTDTWIDTTTANRHHPGESVVRFVFTTLGVLIVGTPMWMVFLYQSLSVIASQFNHANISLPEKLDIFLSYFIVSPNMHKVHHHYVLPYTDSNYGNIFSIWDRLFGTFSYLPKEQLVYGVDTHMLPEENNELKNLLKIPFQKSRSFKNS from the coding sequence ATGAACGAAATCATTTCTTACTTCAGTACCATTCCTTCTTCTCACAGAAGCCTTATTTTGGTTGGAGGCATTACTATTTTCTGGCTTATTGAAAACAGTTTTCCCCTGTTTAAAATGCACTATAAAAAATGGCCTCACGCTGGAATAAATTTCTTTTTCACCTTCACTACCATTGTCGTCAACTTTATTCTAGCATTTATTTTAATAAGAACTGCTGCTTGGACAATCGAACATAATTTCGGAATTCTGCAATGGCTCCCAAAAATGCCAATCTGGCTATATACTATAATTGGTTTATTACTTTTGGATTTAATTGGAGCTTATTTAGCTCATCTAGTAGAACACAAAGTAAAAATTCTCTGGCAATTTCATTTGGTGCATCATACAGATACTTGGATTGATACTACGACAGCCAATAGACACCATCCTGGAGAAAGCGTAGTTCGTTTTGTTTTTACCACTTTAGGAGTTTTAATTGTTGGAACACCAATGTGGATGGTTTTTCTTTATCAGTCATTATCGGTTATCGCATCACAATTTAATCATGCCAATATTTCGCTTCCTGAAAAGCTGGATATATTCTTAAGCTATTTCATTGTTTCTCCGAATATGCATAAAGTACATCATCATTATGTGCTGCCTTACACCGATAGTAATTATGGAAATATTTTTTCTATATGGGACAGACTTTTTGGAACATTCTCTTACTTACCCAAAGAGCAGCTGGTATACGGTGTAGACACTCATATGCTTCCAGAAGAAAACAATGAATTGAAGAATCTGCTAAAAATTCCATTTCAAAAATCAAGATCCTTTAAAAACAGCTAA
- a CDS encoding carboxypeptidase regulatory-like domain-containing protein, with protein sequence MKNLYKIISAIFLVVLISCSEEKIGDSEFGTVTGKVVNSETFEPMENVKIMSSPTTSTVFTDVEGKFTVTNVKVGEYSFQAQKEGFIAKFEAASVTANSTSQIVFELSKSTANNKPPTVPVLAAPVDNSVSQPVNLDLTWTVTDPDNDTMTYTVTLRNDKNSDVAVFNDIKDKKLTLTDLIFGTKYYWQVSVSDGVNTPVLSTISAFSTIAFPATRNLFVKSISGNNVIFAADDAGKQYQLTSSDKNSWRPRRNNQAQKIAFIGTSGSQNDIYTMDFDGTNIKKVTSSVPIAGFNADFLGYSWNASGSEFIYPNFDKLYRIKSDGSGLTKIFQTPNGKFISECDWSSDGSKIALKVNDINGYNVEIYVINPSGAVVTPILAGETGAVSGLNFSVSGLKLVYTKDVSGFESSNYRQLDSKIFEYSFLLGNSYQLATEKPTGTNDLDVRYSPNEAELIFLNTSNDGISVKNVVKCGIGIVNSRVTLYTGSSMPDWE encoded by the coding sequence ATGAAGAATTTATACAAAATAATAAGTGCAATTTTTTTAGTGGTTTTGATTTCCTGCAGCGAAGAAAAAATAGGAGATTCTGAATTTGGAACTGTTACAGGAAAAGTCGTTAACAGCGAAACCTTTGAGCCAATGGAAAATGTAAAAATTATGTCTAGTCCAACTACCAGTACAGTTTTTACAGATGTAGAAGGGAAGTTTACAGTAACAAATGTCAAAGTTGGAGAATATTCTTTTCAAGCCCAAAAAGAAGGCTTCATTGCAAAATTTGAGGCAGCTAGTGTGACGGCAAATAGTACATCACAAATTGTTTTTGAATTAAGTAAATCTACTGCAAATAATAAACCGCCAACAGTTCCTGTTTTAGCAGCTCCTGTAGATAATAGTGTAAGTCAGCCAGTAAATTTAGATTTAACATGGACGGTGACAGATCCAGATAATGATACAATGACATACACCGTGACACTCAGAAACGATAAAAACAGTGATGTAGCGGTTTTTAATGACATCAAAGATAAAAAATTGACTCTCACAGATCTGATTTTTGGAACTAAATACTATTGGCAAGTTTCTGTAAGTGATGGGGTGAATACTCCTGTATTAAGCACTATCAGCGCTTTCTCTACAATAGCTTTTCCGGCAACAAGAAATTTGTTTGTCAAAAGTATTAGCGGTAATAATGTGATTTTCGCTGCAGATGACGCAGGTAAACAATATCAATTGACAAGTTCAGATAAAAATAGCTGGCGCCCTAGACGAAACAACCAAGCTCAGAAAATTGCTTTTATCGGGACAAGTGGTTCACAAAATGATATTTACACCATGGATTTTGATGGGACTAATATTAAAAAAGTAACAAGTTCGGTCCCTATTGCAGGATTTAATGCTGATTTTTTAGGGTACTCATGGAATGCATCGGGAAGTGAATTTATCTATCCAAATTTTGATAAATTATACCGAATAAAGAGCGATGGCAGCGGATTGACCAAAATCTTCCAGACTCCAAATGGTAAATTTATTTCAGAATGTGATTGGAGTTCAGATGGCAGTAAAATAGCCTTAAAAGTGAATGATATAAATGGGTATAATGTGGAAATTTATGTTATAAATCCGTCTGGTGCAGTTGTTACACCCATATTAGCTGGAGAGACAGGAGCCGTTAGTGGCTTGAATTTTTCTGTTTCAGGCTTAAAATTGGTTTACACAAAAGATGTCTCGGGATTTGAAAGTTCCAATTATCGCCAGTTGGATTCTAAAATTTTTGAATATAGTTTTCTTCTTGGAAATTCATATCAATTGGCTACTGAAAAACCAACAGGGACAAATGATTTAGATGTTCGATATTCTCCTAATGAAGCAGAGCTAATTTTTCTAAATACTTCAAATGATGGTATTTCTGTGAAGAATGTTGTAAAATGTGGTATTGGAATTGTGAATTCAAGGGTGACATTGTACACAGGTAGCTCAATGCCCGATTGGGAATAA
- a CDS encoding peptidase M61, with the protein MKKILYTLTLAVTFWSCKTGSTGAAKSNIVEVNINLTDVKDDKVLVTVTPPAFKTDEVVYSIPKTVPGTYSTDNYGKYSEDFKAFDAKGNPLTVKRLDDNSWSISNAKALKKITYLVNDSFDTEKGTGFGNDDVFSPAGTNIDAGKNFMVNTHGFVGYFKDKLDVPYKVTITHPETLWGATSMTDQDASNTSDVFTTARYAILVENPIMYSKPDYTTFNVNGMDILIAVYSPTGKYTAESITPEMKTMMTAQKNFLGKVNSTKKYTVLLYLSSMAKDDAHGFGALEHPTATTVVLPESMPKEKLVESMKDVVSHEFFHIVTPLTIHSKEIQFFDYNAPKMSEHLWMYEGVTEYFANLFQINQGLIDEAEFYSRIADKIEQAKGLNDTMSFTVMSKNVLEQPYKDQYLNVYQKGALIGMCIDIIIREKSNGERGILDLMHKLSDEYGVEKPFNDDELFAKITSLTYPEVGEFLNKYVAGTTPIPYDFYLAKVGVTKAMEKKTGNPFIKGQTPNITIDKATKEIAVRPESESIEFFKNLNLKGGDKILAVNNKSYNLDNIYDLITESENWKDNDPITLKVKRGGKEETIKGTVKLPFEESETFKATDASKEKLKNAWLKG; encoded by the coding sequence ATGAAAAAAATACTTTACACCTTAACTCTAGCGGTCACCTTTTGGAGCTGTAAAACAGGGAGCACTGGAGCCGCAAAAAGCAATATCGTTGAAGTGAATATCAATTTAACCGATGTTAAAGATGATAAAGTTTTGGTAACCGTTACACCGCCAGCCTTTAAAACAGATGAAGTTGTTTACAGTATTCCAAAAACTGTCCCTGGTACTTATTCAACAGATAATTACGGAAAATACTCAGAAGATTTCAAGGCATTTGATGCTAAAGGAAATCCGCTTACAGTAAAAAGATTAGACGATAATTCTTGGTCTATTTCAAACGCAAAAGCACTAAAAAAAATCACTTATTTAGTAAACGATTCTTTCGATACTGAAAAAGGAACTGGATTTGGAAATGATGACGTTTTTTCTCCAGCAGGAACAAATATCGATGCAGGAAAAAATTTCATGGTTAACACGCATGGTTTTGTCGGATATTTTAAAGACAAATTAGACGTTCCGTACAAAGTTACTATCACGCATCCTGAAACACTTTGGGGAGCAACTTCTATGACAGATCAAGATGCAAGCAATACTTCTGATGTGTTTACCACTGCTCGTTATGCTATTTTGGTAGAAAACCCAATTATGTATTCTAAACCTGACTACACTACTTTTAATGTAAACGGAATGGACATCTTAATTGCTGTGTACTCTCCTACTGGAAAATATACAGCTGAAAGCATCACTCCAGAGATGAAAACAATGATGACAGCACAGAAAAACTTTTTAGGAAAAGTAAATTCTACTAAAAAATATACGGTGTTATTATACTTATCAAGCATGGCAAAAGACGATGCACATGGTTTTGGAGCTTTAGAGCATCCAACTGCTACAACTGTCGTTTTACCAGAATCGATGCCAAAAGAAAAATTAGTAGAATCTATGAAAGATGTAGTTTCTCACGAATTCTTCCACATTGTTACTCCATTAACTATTCATTCAAAAGAAATTCAGTTTTTTGATTACAATGCACCAAAAATGTCTGAGCATTTATGGATGTATGAAGGGGTAACAGAATATTTTGCAAATCTTTTCCAAATCAACCAAGGTTTGATTGACGAAGCTGAATTCTACTCTCGTATTGCCGATAAAATTGAGCAAGCTAAGGGCTTAAATGATACAATGTCATTTACTGTAATGAGTAAAAATGTATTAGAACAGCCTTACAAAGACCAATACTTAAACGTATACCAAAAAGGAGCTTTAATTGGTATGTGCATCGATATTATCATTAGAGAAAAAAGTAATGGAGAAAGAGGAATTCTTGACTTAATGCATAAATTATCTGACGAATATGGTGTTGAAAAACCATTTAATGATGATGAATTATTCGCTAAAATCACTTCTTTAACTTACCCTGAAGTTGGAGAATTTTTAAACAAATATGTTGCTGGAACGACTCCAATTCCTTACGATTTCTATTTAGCTAAAGTTGGTGTGACCAAAGCAATGGAGAAAAAAACAGGAAATCCGTTTATTAAAGGACAAACTCCAAATATTACTATTGACAAAGCAACAAAAGAAATTGCTGTTCGTCCTGAATCAGAATCAATTGAATTCTTCAAAAACTTAAATTTAAAAGGTGGAGATAAAATCTTAGCTGTAAACAATAAATCATATAATTTAGATAACATTTATGATTTGATTACTGAAAGTGAAAACTGGAAAGATAATGACCCAATCACTTTGAAAGTAAAACGTGGCGGAAAAGAAGAAACCATCAAAGGAACCGTAAAGTTACCATTTGAAGAATCTGAAACTTTTAAAGCAACTGATGCTTCAAAAGAGAAACTTAAAAATGCTTGGTTAAAAGGATAA
- a CDS encoding DUF2805 domain-containing protein, producing MKKSSRKELTPEQIERLVSLALEERNPFEIIKKEFGLAEKEVLDIMKKKMPLEKFEMWKKKAIANKPKPKPVKIDDFDEDLDGKYYIKNKLD from the coding sequence ATGAAAAAGAGTAGCCGCAAAGAATTAACTCCGGAACAAATTGAAAGACTTGTTTCGTTAGCTTTAGAAGAAAGAAATCCATTTGAAATTATAAAGAAAGAATTTGGATTGGCAGAAAAAGAAGTCCTAGACATCATGAAAAAGAAAATGCCTCTTGAAAAATTTGAGATGTGGAAAAAGAAGGCAATTGCAAATAAACCAAAACCAAAACCTGTTAAAATAGATGATTTTGATGAAGATTTGGACGGAAAATATTATATCAAGAATAAATTAGACTAA